The genome window TGTCAACTGCGCAAACTTTCATTTGATCGATTTGGCACGTTCGTGTTTTGACGTCTGAGAGACACCCACCAAGAAAAAATTGCCTTGGTGGAATACTTTGGCACCATCTCTGCAACGATTCATATCTACAAACTCTTGGTCGAGTAGAGGGAACCGACCACTACTTTGAGACTCTGGTGGTGTGGTGATTACTATTATTATCTAGAAGAAACGTCCTTGATATGTTCGTTCTTGGATCAAGAAGAATTCATGTCCTCCTGTCCGGCAAACCCATTTGTCATTCTGGGATAGTACATGGAATGTCAACACCGGATATTATGAAAAGCTCTGGAGTCGATTGATAGGGTCCAACATTTGGTGCCACTGTCACCTACTCATTTGCTTTTATGAGATCTTATATTGTTCATCATGTCTGTGCAATTTCGAGCCTTGCTGTGCGTAATGCCCGTGAGTTTAGCATGATCACTAAAATGCTGTATTACAGGTGATGCAGAGTTACTAACCGATGATGGGGAGTATGCTTGGCTTGAAGAGAGAAAGAAACCTGATGAGTTCATCGTAGTTGGGGCAAATTATAGTGGTCCAAAAATTATGGACCAATGATTTAGTTTTGATGATGTTGCATTCTTGCTGTCGGAAAGAACGATGCTATAATGTGTAAACACAGAATCCAAACGCAGAGAGAAAGAGTTGGGAGGTGTGCTCAAAGAAAGAATTGTCGAGCACGTATCAAGTCCGCTATTGTACCAGTATAAAACATTCCATTTCCGTTTGTTTCAATGAATTTGATGTTGAGAAAACAGTAGAATTTTGATGCTGCTGCTCCATTAATTCTGCCTGTCATGGTGATTTTATTTTAGCGGCTATAgttgaagaaaagaaggtgaAGATGTTGGTGGATTTGGAAGTCATGCACACTTCGATTGCTGCTAACTCTATATGGTGGATTTGGAAGTCACATGATGATTTCATAGCGTTGCTTGCCCGATTGGTCTTGTTTTTCCTTGCGTTTGCTGGTATAGCAGTCAAATGAGAAAGACCTAGGTTGATTGTTCTTACGATCAACGGGGCAAGGATGGTATCAGctttttggtatatatatatatatatatatatatatatatatatatatatatatatatatatatatatatatatatatatagttgagatttgattcatagttatctatctagatagttatcatgatttagttgTTACAGGATAATTTCAATAACcatctcaatcatgatctagtcgttaaaaggtggtttcaataactacctcatgatctagtagttatagggtggataGAAAGTCTATGTGTATTTGGTATTGTTTttatcaatcctcctgttttttTAATACCTCAATCGAAAGGCTTCTTTTActtgtatcgtagtattctgttttttttcttgctcctccatccccaacatttgtggtatcagagcctagtttcaatctgaactgggcattatggtttccaatggcaattccatgtctcaacctcTTATCCCCATTTTCTCGGgcaaaagttatgaattttggagtatcaagatgaagactctattcaagtctcaagatctttggaacttaatagagaatggatatgcggatccagatgacgaaatcaggctgagggagaatagaaaggactcaaaggcattgttcttcattcaacaagctatacatgaatcttctcaagaattgcagcagcgacaacctcaaagcaagcttggttgatacttcaaaatgaatttcagggttgggtgattacggtaaaacttcaaaccctccgtcatgagtttgaaattttgttcatgaaaagcaatgaatcggtgcaagattttctatctcgagtgactgaaattattagtcaaatgaaatcttatagtGAATATttttctgatcatataattgttgcaaaagttttgagaagtttaactccgaaatatgatcatgttgttgccgcaattgaggattcaaaagatttatctacttattcatttgatgaactaatgggtttcttgcaagtaaggttgaacaggttacttgaaaaaaatgaagaaaaaacatttcatggtagaggaaatggaagaggaagagacacTTTGATGGGTATGAAGAACAAGGGCAATCaagttatgataaaaaaaattacaaaagtataattcaatgtcactattgtaaaaagtttggtcatatGAAGACAGAttgttggaaaagagaaaagcaagtaagctatgtggagaaaaatgaagaaaatagtaagttgtttatgactcattcacaagttcataatatctcaaatcatatttggtttctggatagtggatgttctaatcatatgtcaggtataaaatcaatatttagatatattgatgaaactcacaagttgaatgttagacttggagataacaagcaaatccaagtggaagagaaaggaacaattgaggtgaagacaaatcaaaggaaggtaaaataccttgataatgttttctttgttcctactttatcacataacttgttgagtgttagacaattagtagatgatggatattcagaatatttgataatggttcatgcactattagagataaaaaatctagtttgattataggaaatgtttgcatgacacaaaacaagatgtttccacttgatgtgtcaaatattgaaaggcatgcacttatcacaactcaaaagaataagTTTAGTTTATAGCATTTAATATATGGACACTTTAACaataaaggtttaaggttgttaagttaaAAAGGAATAATtttcggattgcccaagattaatacacttgatgtatgtgaaggatgtatttatgacaaacaaagtaaaCAACCATtttctattggaaaagcatggaaaacatctaattgtcttgaattaattcatactgatttatgtggacctatgaatacaaaatcatttggtggaagtcaatattttctattgtttacggatgattatagtcgcatgagttgggtatattttttgaaattgaaatctgaaacatttgataattttcgaaagtttaaggcacttgtagaaaggcaaagtggtagatatataaagacacttcggacagatagaggcgatgaatttttatctaatgagtttaattctttttatgaagaaaatgatattcatagagaattgacagcaccatatacaccggagcaaaatggtgtagctgaacgtaagaatcaaactgtcgttgaaatggcaagaagtttgcttaaaggaaaacatcttctaaATCAGTTTTGAGCGGAAGTAGTTGCAACAGCGGTTTAttggttgaatatttcaccaataaaAACTGTTATGAattgaactccttttgaggcttggtatagtatgaaaccaagtgttaggcatgtaagaattttttgttgtattgcttatgctttggtgaattctcaaaatcatcacaagcttgatgaaaaatttgaaaaatacattttaattggttattctttataATCAAAAACATATCGATTGTATAACCATGTTAGTGACAAAGTTATTATTAGcataaatgttatgtttgatgaaagagcaagttggaattgggagaccaataaaggtgaaacacaaatgtaGATTCCAACAGAACTAGACACTCTGTAGAATCAAGTGACAAATCCTGCTCCAAaaagttcatcgtcaacctcacccaatagcagttcaaattcggattcttcagatgaaacccctccaagaaatttcagatcactgacagaaatttataactcaacatttgctttatttatttcagatccaacGACTTTTGAGGAAGCTCTTAAAAAaaaggaatggagaaaagcaatgaaggaggaaataagTCAatcgagaagaatgaaacttgggagttaATGGATCtactgaaagaaaagaaagcgattagattaaaatgggtgttcaaaacaaaatttaaatgcaaattatttggtttcactaataGTGATTGTGTAGTAGttttagatgatcgaaagagtactttaggcaagtggagccataacaataAAGCATTGTGGAACGGATAAACAAGTTACGGATATCCTTACCAAATCGCTTCCCGttcgaaagcatgtttattttatatcgtaaattggtgtatgcaactatgaatcaagggggagtattgagatttgattcatagttatctatctagatagttatcatgatttagtggttacaggataatttcaataaccacctcaatcatgatctagcagTTATAAGATAGTTATCCTAAATTTTGAGAGATTGAATACGAAAATATTGTATCATATCCGAAATGATTCACGTATTATTATACAATTGATATATCTCAGGTTTTAGTCGAgtgttatatattaaaaaataaaaacaattatttgtggctagatttttttttttttttttgttgccctTTGATGTCACGGGTGACTTCTCTAATAATAGATTATTAAGTTAATATATAGTTCTCTTTGTTTGAAAAAATAATAGCTTCTTTTTAGGCCCCTGCAGCACAAAGGTATGATCCTAGTCCAGTTGGGGGGTCTCTTTTCTAAACCAAAGAAACCATTATTACCAATCCTTTCCTCTTGTATTCAATGTTTGTTGGGAGAGTCAAAAGATGCAACTTGGTCACTGATCTAGAACTAAATTTAGTAACACCAAAAGGAGGATCAAAAGTAATTCCATCTGAGTGTAACTCAGATAATCAAGTCCATTATCATATTATGTAATCATGATATATCCCTCCCACAACCAATGTAATCCCCAGAAAATTGTCAATATTTTACATTAACACTTCAAAGATGCTACTCCAAATTACATTAATTACGTGGCAACCGACCAAACTATCCTCAAGCTTTTAACATCGGATATATACTAAAGATAAAAGGTAGCATGCATAATGGACATTGTCTAATTTTCTTTTGAGGGAATACCAGATGACTGGACTACTTTGCTCCACTATGATGACTGTTTTCTGAACCATTGGAGGCGACAACTACTGGAGTACaaacatatcattaatttttgcttCACATACTACATATCTACAAGTTCTTTTGCTTATAAAGGGATTCCTGCCACTTTTACATGGTTGTGGATCAGTGTCAAATATGTACTTACGTACGTATTATGTGCTATCTGTTTTAGCATCATGTGGCTTTAGATGGTAGGTTATCTGACCTTTAAGCCACATCTCGTCCCATCCATCAACAAGGCCAATTGCAGTTTGTGTTTTCCTGCGTTGAAGGTAAGTGACAATGGACATACATGTTCATCAGGCCAGGAGGAGCCTGGCAGATGACTAGCCATCACACGCAACCTCCATTGACATTTTGATATCTCTTATTAATTTCAACTACTGACAGCTAattaattctgcaaaatagtggaTATAGCAGCCATTCTTGCAGGAAGTAGGTTAGACTGATGCCTAAATCTAAAGATTTGCTGGTCAACTTTGCGTTGCCGCAAAAAGTTTGGTGTACCGAATTACACCTTTGTCTTGGTTTGTCAGAGGAGCAGATATGTTCTAAGAACGCAAGGAGAATACACCCTTCATTCAGAGTCCATGTTGCCGACACTGAGCTTATATATACGTCAATATAGCTTGATATGTTGTCTAATATCGATTAATTAGTTCCATAAACAGTATCAAACTATTTTCACCAGGAACTTTGGTGGCTGTGCTTTCTCCTTCTTCGCCCTCCGACGAAGAAAGAATTCTTGTGAAGCTTAATGGACGGAGCACGAGGGTAAGCGAAAGATTTttggcttaagtgatgatgattgAATCACCAAGATTGCCCTTCTTGGATAAACAATTAGTGCCAGTGGAACTTCCTGCAAGTGGTCTTAATGAACTGCCACGATGGTGATAGCTCTTTTATCAGTAGCAAGTTGATGTAATGTCAGAGGTAGGAATTTGCAGTTCCCTTGGTGTTCTTCAATTCCATTGTTGAGGACGCTAGGGAGCAAATCTTACTTGAAGTCCTGATCAAAGCTTAAAATAAGGGTCAGTCCAGCTTCATCTTAAAAAGCCTATATGGAGGTCTGATCAAAGCATTGAACTACTTTAATATGGCGACagcattttcttttccttttgttatTCTTTAACAAAGATTGACGTACTAATCAATACCTTtcaataaatattaatattatataatattatagtctattttttttcttttgagtgtAAACATCACCAGGCCGGTTTGAAGAAACTATTCTAAGCTCGGCTCACATGGTAGAATAAGTTCATATAAGGACAGatcatggaggaggaggaggtctacGCGGACTCGGTGGCTCCTTCCATTTTCTGCTTCCTTTGTCAACTTCATAAAAAATAGAGAGGAGCTTTGACCCTTGGAATGCGCGCATTGACTAATGGCTCTACGTTTTACGCACATCTATTCATCTTTAAAAAAAGGGGAACGAGTCGGCATCATGAGATCACCGGAAAACTTCTTCTTGTTTTCTTCTTTACTTATTCAACTGAAACCATCCAagaaaaaatgaagcatgatctgCAAGAGATGACATGTGTTTGAAGCTTGAAGGAGACGCCATTACCTAACCAGGATTATGCTAAGGttcagaaaagaaaattcaaCGCCAGTGTTTCAACACCTTGTGATATATCTCGAGACAATTTACTCTAAAACAAGTAGCCAGCTCGTTCGATAATAATTTGTtcattatatattataatttttccaAATAAATATTGAAGTTAACTAATATTAagcatagtatatttttatttttcttataaagTTATGTCATATGGTTCTGAACTCGAATTTAGTCTTCGtcatttattttttatagaaaaaatcTACTATATACGTCATCTAAGAGCTGAATTCAGATTGAGTCGTCTAATAATGactaaaaataataacaaatgaTCAAACAAGGATATCATATGCGCATGCATATATTAGATTTATAAGATATACGGCAGCATGAGGAATTCAGAAACTACAATATCCTTGGGACAAAGAGAACAGAGATAATGGCAGCCTCGCAAAGTCGTCTGTATGTGCAAGAGAAATTTTGCACAACTTCGTAAAAGTCACCTCTTGGCGTTGACTTGTGACCTTGTCGTAGGTAAATAATGAGAATCCATAAATCCTAGCCCGCGGTTAATCTAATGCCTGCGGAATCTGGGAACGGTGAGAGGTGGGAAACCAGGAGCGGATTAGGTCAAGGTGGTGGAAGAACGAAAGTTCGAAGGGGTCCGAAGACTGCGGCTGGAAGCGCTCCAAGTGACAACATGTCTCACACGTTGAATCTCCTCGGCTTTCTTTTCGGCTTATGTCAGCGACCTTACGGCCATGTTGACATTTTACATACTTTTTGCCTGGTAGAGATAAGCGCTCAGATTTGGTTTTCTTTAAACAAGTCAAAGCTGGAGGcttccctttatatatatatatatatatattaaggggGAGTTCAAGGACGATGGCAATTTAGAAGACGGATCACAATACTGTACGTGCcataggaagaggaggaggagacctTTGTTTGTCGCGATGGAGGTGGTGGTCGAGAAGCCTGATGTTGAGGAGGAGAGAAAAGTAGGGTGTTTTCACGACGACCATGGCGACCAAATCAGAGAGGTTTGGCTTCCTCTTATCTGTCTCTGGTATTTTGATGCGTGAATTCAGTACTGCAAAGTTCTAGGAATTGTGTAGAAATGCTTCTTCTACTTTCTGCCTCTCATCTAATTTATGGATGCTACATATTGGAGAATGCTTTCGTATAAGACCAGCATACGGTTCAAATCTCGGCATCTATTGTAAGTTTTGGGAGGGCCATTTGATCTCATGACCCTAACATGTTCTTTTGATACATCGAAGTCATGCACTTGACCTCATCCAAGAAGATGTTGATGTCAACAAACATGAACTCAACTTTTAACTCTCAGATAAGAGAAGCAATTCTACCTATAATTGTATTTGTTTAATTTTACATTAGGAAGAAATCAAGATGGATCTCTTTTGTGTGCATCATAGAAATTCATACTGTTTGTTTTTGTTCCAAAGGAGTATCTCCCAACTTCTACTCATCATATGGAGCTTAGGTTTGGAATCCGACAGATAAGATAACTAATTATTTTCTTATGCTCGTTGATGACTAGATAAACCATCTTGAAGAACATCAAGGTCATGGTTATCTAAATATATTAGCAGTTGCTTATGATATATTATGTCATAACTAATGATTTGGCTAATAGTACACAATATGCATGATTCCGCATGGTGTTTCCCTTGGTTTTAGGATGTTAGTCTAAGATCTGTTCTTAGTATTTATTCGATTTTAGGAGGATAGAATTTAGAACCATTCAACAAGAGAGATATTATCCACCAAGAACGTCTTCCACCAATCAAGAGTATGTTAATCACAATTTTATGGATATCGAGTGAACCAAGAATTAGTCTTTGCCATCACAACAGCAGAAACCCAAGTAAATAGCTTCACATCTATCTCCTGTTCAAGGTTCTTAGCTACATGTGTTTGCTTAACAGGATTCCACCTTGATTCCAAGTGAAAAATGGGCCATGGAGTGCACATCTGCAAGGCCATCATCTTCAAACCCCAAAGATTCAACTTCACTTACTCAGGTAAGCTTTGTCTTCCAATAGAAGTTAGTCCACTTCTTCTAGACTTAAACCTTGTTTACCAAAACCTGTTTTAGGCTATCCAAAGAATGATTGATTAAATCAATAAGCATAGTATATGTTTCATGAGCATGTTTAAATTTTTGTAGGTACACCGACTTGAATCCACTAAAGCAGAAATGGTTGAGGTGAGGGAAGAAAACGAAAGATTGAAGATGATTTTAACTCAGATTACCGAGGATTACCAGTCTCTCTCCGATATTGTTCGACGAGAGCAAGCTAAGAAGCCTATTAAGAACACAccagctgatgatgaagaagtgGAAGAAACTATCTCATTGAGACTTGGGACAAGCTCAAGTGGGCAAAGGAAGGAAGACAAGATGAAAATAGTTACAGGCAAAGACAGTGAAAGGTTTGGAGGATGCCTAACGCTCGGACTGAACATGAAATTTGAAGGGTCTGATGACAGTCTCAAAGAGCCGGTGCTGAATCTGAGCTCAGACAACAGCTCCGAGGAGCTCAAGGAAGAAGACACCGGCGCGGAGCCACGGCCACCAAGCAAAGCAGCGAAGAGTGCCAGAAATGGAGATGATGAGGTTTCACAGCAACCCCTAGTGAAGAAAGCTCGCGTATCCGTTAGAGCAAGATGCGATGGCACTACGGTCTGTACTCCAAACTATGTCATCATCTCATCAAACAtgaatcatcatcatcttcattgcATACATGCATGCATGCGCATTCATGGTGGATACAGTATGTTAATTACATTAGTTTGCAACATAACTATTACATATTAATATGATAAGAGTAAGCAAACATAAGTAGTACATAAATGTTGAGAACTTCAAATCCTCATCAGATTTGTTTTGATTTCAGATGAATGATGGTTGCCAGTGGAGGAAATATGGGCAGAAAATATCAAAAGGAAATCCATGCCCTCGAGCTTACTATCGTTGCACAGTTGCACCAGCATGCCCGGTGAGGAAGCAGGTATCTCTTCCCTGCTTGTTGATTGCATTAGATGATCCTTAAATTCATTATATATGCTATTTCTGATGGTTGTAGATAATTCTAAGAACTAACATCATTGTGTCATATATAAACTACTTCCTACCTCTTGTCCAGAGTAGTTTATTTAGGGTTTGCATGATACAATCATCTTCTGTATACTAAATGGTATACACAGAAGATTAAGCTCCCTAATCTCTGACTTCCACATCAATTTGTCGTACATATTAACTGAAGattactcatcatcatcatcaaaatctagcaATCTATATTAATTCGGTTGTTTCTCTGAAATGTTCAGGTGCAAAGATGTCAAGAGGATATGTCGATATTGATCACCACCTACGAAGGGACTCACAACCATCCACTGCCAATCTCAGCATCTGCCATGGCCTCCACGACCGCAGCTGCCGCCAGCATGCTGTTGTCTGGTTCATCAGCATCGCAACCTGGTTTCCCTGGCTCGTTTTCCACCGCCATGTGCAACCTCGCCACCTCTATTAATGGCAACCTTCATGGCCTAAATCTCAGCGTTTCAGACAATCTCAGATCGCAGCAGTTTCACCTTCCAAACCCTTTAATCTCTTCCATTACTTCCCATCCCACAATCACTTTAGATCTCACCGTACCACCATCATGCAGTTTCCAAGCAAACCAATTCAACAGTTTCTCATCAAACTTCACCACCACCACCCCAAGATACTCGtcaacgagattcaacatctcatCCTCAGATACTAATAGCTTGCCGACGTATGAGATCAGTAAATACTTGAACAATGGAGCCAAGCCATATGACAAGAGCTCAGTATCTCTGAGCCTTGGCAGGCAACCCCATGACTATCTTTATCGATCCTATCTGCAGAAGACCACCAAGCCAAGCACTCCTCCAAACCAGCATCCGTTGACTGACACGCTTGCAAAGGCGATCACGTCGGATCCTAAGTTCCATTCAGCACTAGCGGCCACCATAACATCATATGTCGAAGCTCGCGGAGGCAAGGAAGCTGTTGGCCATGGTCTCGAGTGGGGAGAGCAGCACTTGAATTCACTTGCGCTTCCCTTCCCGGCGGCACCACAAGGGAATGGTTGTGCGACGTCGAGCTACTTTAACAGGTTGCCGGGGTTGAATTTGAACACCCAGCAAGGGAGTCTCCTGCTGCAGTCATCCCTGGGGTTTCCCAGCACCAAGGGTGCCTCTGCCTCACCACGAGATCATAATACAGAGAACATGTAGCGAATGCTTAAGATATATTtcagatttgcttcttataataaTTTGCAAAGTTTGAATGGTCCGCGGTTAGCTTACACAATCAGTCTTCTAACAtggttaaaaaataaaagaaagaacgtATACATCaaaaaaaatgtttgagcatTGTAGGTGAGGTATGTATTCCTTGTAATATAAGGGAGGGTCTCAGGTCGTTTCCTTTTACTCGTCAGAGCTCAAAATCTCCGGGAGGAAAACCTGACTTCCACCAAAGAAACCAGGTTTTCAAAACTTACCATGGATCTGATAGAAAAAGTAATAACTTAATTACCACATAGGCGATGACATGGGTGGAAGAGCTCGTGGCCTTTCCTTTCTTGAAGAAGCTTGATTGTATTCATATGTCCCTCTCCTATATAAGGGAGTATTTTCCttaacagattagaggatttctcTTAACAGAGTAGAAAAATATCTTcatatagttgagaaaatcttatctgctattatATGTGAAAAACTTCGTGAGTGAGTCGACTAACTGATCAGCTGAATGGGCATGAGAAACTCGTAGTTGATAGTGgataacttgatctcgcacaaaatggaagtcgatagcaatatgtttcatctaggagtggaacaccggattaACACACATATAGATAGCtccgacattgtcacaatatattgtaagaGTAGAGTTGATTTTGAGTTCTTTGAgcagacccaattgagttctatagTGGTAGTGGCGATGGTACAatattcaacttcagttgtagaccgtgcgATTATCTTTTGCTTTTTAGAGCTCTAATTGATTGGATTAGTGCTAAGGTTGTTTACAATTTAGATCACGCATCAGCAACAATCACACATGCAGAAATCAATGGAGCGATGGATCCAACATATGCttaaatagcttggaggatgagataaTCTTGACTGGACTAGGTTCTCCGGGGATATTAAGCATGACTGACGGACAATTGAAGGAACCATCAATGTAACGTAACAAGTCGTATCTAAATAATAGATTAAAAAATTGAGCCCGTCAAAATGTATAGTTATCATCTTTTGATACCTTGAAAGAGATTAGTACGACTGCATTGATGGAAATAAGTCCCGTAAGAAAAAAGCTACGAGTCCATACCGGACCTGGAATATCAAAAAAAAGATTACGAAGATGGTAACTATAGAGTAGCTGCTGCTACAGCTGCAGATTGCTGTGCATGCTGCTGTAGAAGCTGCTGAAAACTGTTGCTACAGCGATAAGGAAGCTGCAGTGATGCTGCAGCAATGTTAAAGAAATCTGCAGCGATGCTGCAGCAGGAGAAATTTGTGAGAAATCTACTAAAGCTCCATCGGCCTCAACGAAggaagcggcagcagcagcagatgcagcgaaagctgctgcagTAGAGGAAGTAAGATGCAGCGGCAGATGGAAGCGGCTGCTGCTGCAAGAACTGCAATCATTCCTGCTGCCGCAGGAAAGCAGTGATGGCTGTGCGGCAAGGATGACAGCAGCggcacttctcgctcgagcgagatgcggaaaCAAGGAGGAGAGGTCACTGGCCGGGGAGCAGTTGTGAGGACGGCGACCACCACGGCAGCGTAGGCGAGGTTCTTGCGAGGACGGGAGGTGGTCGAGCGGTCGGCGAGTTCGGACTAGCTGCGGTGCTCCGAGAGGCAATGGGTGACGGAGTCGGAGAGGCAGGAGAAGAAGCCCACAGGCGccggaggagaggtaagcaacgGCGCTGCCCTTTCTAGCTGGACAAAGATGAGGAGGCAGCAGGAGAGGAATCATCGGTCTTCTGCAGTGGAGGAAGGAAGTCAACACCAGTCCTTCCGGCTTCCACACGCTTTGGGGAGAAGCTCTGATATCATGTtagaaaaagagagaagaaattaCGGAAGAAGCTTGATTGTATTCACAtgtccctcttctatttatacaagTGAAGAGgaaagaattttcctcaacagattgaTTGTATTCACATAAAACTTCTAACACTTGTATCCATTCCTCACTTTCTGTGGCAGTGCGTAAGCCATTCAATCCGTAGCATTCAAGAAATCATCGCGTGCAAAAAGATAGTTGACAGCAGGAAGCAAAATTCTCTGTACTTTGTTATTcatgttaaaatataaaaaaatcatcaaatgtTTCGGTCAGTCAAAAGACAAATGTGGCATGATGTTTAATTAGATACGTTAGTGTTAACACAAAACTGTAGACGGGTGAGTCGGCTTGGTCAGTCTACTGTCGAAAGTGTAGGTGGGAATCTCAACGGGGGAGGTGGTTTGCCATGGGAGCGATCTAGCCCGATGAAGTCGGGTTGGAGAATTGGGTTATCCTGCCTGTTGGGTCACCTCTTAGTTGTTTCTTCGGATGGCGTCAGGATCCCTGCACAATAGGTTTGTGTCGCGGGTATCCCGGTTTGACTATTCTAATATTTAAATCAGAGAGAGTTGGAAGGGAAGGGTAAGAATGTAAGTAAGAGAGTGAAGAGCTCTTGCTAGCTTGTCCCAGTTTGATCTATGACTTTTATACCCGGGCATTGAGTGACCTGGACGTATGTTTGCCAAGACCCCCTTTACCCTGTACAATGGAGACATTAATAAAGATAATTTGTTGACATGTGTCCTTTAATGCCTAGGGCGGACTACTAGAGGGACACTTTTGGATTGACTTTCTTATCCTTTTAGGTTAGGCAATGAGTGATCTCTTCATCGATC of Musa acuminata AAA Group cultivar baxijiao chromosome BXJ1-7, Cavendish_Baxijiao_AAA, whole genome shotgun sequence contains these proteins:
- the LOC103991869 gene encoding WRKY transcription factor 72A, with the protein product MEVVVEKPDVEEERKVGCFHDDHGDQIREDSTLIPSEKWAMECTSARPSSSNPKDSTSLTQVHRLESTKAEMVEVREENERLKMILTQITEDYQSLSDIVRREQAKKPIKNTPADDEEVEETISLRLGTSSSGQRKEDKMKIVTGKDSERFGGCLTLGLNMKFEGSDDSLKEPVLNLSSDNSSEELKEEDTGAEPRPPSKAAKSARNGDDEVSQQPLVKKARVSVRARCDGTTMNDGCQWRKYGQKISKGNPCPRAYYRCTVAPACPVRKQVQRCQEDMSILITTYEGTHNHPLPISASAMASTTAAAASMLLSGSSASQPGFPGSFSTAMCNLATSINGNLHGLNLSVSDNLRSQQFHLPNPLISSITSHPTITLDLTVPPSCSFQANQFNSFSSNFTTTTPRYSSTRFNISSSDTNSLPTYEISKYLNNGAKPYDKSSVSLSLGRQPHDYLYRSYLQKTTKPSTPPNQHPLTDTLAKAITSDPKFHSALAATITSYVEARGGKEAVGHGLEWGEQHLNSLALPFPAAPQGNGCATSSYFNRLPGLNLNTQQGSLLLQSSLGFPSTKGASASPRDHNTENM